GCCTTATGTCCAGAAGTGGAAAttgagaaaagcaaaaatattgttCTCTTTTATGTCCTTTACTTTGCAAACAGTCTTAGCACCgcatttggcaaaaaaaatattcaaattataGACAACGAGTCTATTCGATCCCACTTGAATTCACAGCCCATCACTGTGGAGCCAGTGGAATGCCTCTAGCATCGGTGACTTGGCCCTCCTGCAGGTTCTTGACCAGCTGTGCCAGCCAGCGCTTGGTGGTGGTGTCGTCCTTCAACACCTGTGCAAAGGTGCTGTCCTTCAGCTGGTCTGGTAGACACTGACGCAGGGCCTCCCTGGCTCTGAGGAAGGAACACTACATGTCATAAACCAGTGGACCATAGTGACGTTGtgcaagaaaatacaaaactttttATGTTCTGGCTCTGTACTTTGCATATCAggttacacacacatacagggtCAACTGTGACAGGCAAGAGGTTATTCTTTCCATCAAGTCTGTAATTTAGGGAGGATCTCCAGCTTATTCAATCTTCACTTCAGACATAAACTCTCTTCTGCAACATGCATCATTTATATACTGGCTTTAATGTATCTAATGGCTTAACTATCAGGCTGATAAACTATATCGGTAAGTGTcaataaaaagtacattttcgACTGGAAATTGGTTAGCAAATGCTTGTGCTCTGAGTCACACATGGCAGATTCCATCACAGCGTATCTCTGAGGAGCAGTCAAAGGAGCGGGGCTGAGAGAATTTCTTTTTCTGGCCCTACAGTGAAATGCTCTGACGAATCAAAAGCAAATGTATGAGGCGATTGATAAATCAATGTCAACTGCTAAGGTGCATCACAGAGATCTTGATATCTCCTTTCATAAGCAGTTTAGCTGTTAAATTACATCATAAACTATCCATTCAGTCATTAAATATGCAGCCCAGAATCTCTGCCATTTTCCCCTGAAAGCTTATTTTGATTTCACAGAAATGTTCTAatatctttttcattttataatttCCTCTGACTTTGCCCATCTTAAGTCACCAGTGCTCCAACTAAtattttaaatctgctttttcataaagagagaaaataaatctACTCTGTAAGATCTGTAACTAACTACAAAAATATTTAGAGCTCCActggaaataattaaaattgactaaattaattttttgattGCTGTAATTAGTAAGCATTCATTATGTTCTCACCACAAGCTGACAAGTCAATAAACTGTGAACTGTATTTATGTCATGGCTCCTCCTACTGGCAGAAGCTGAGGATCAAATTCTAGAGGGAGTTAACTGTCCAAAAGACAGTAATTTTCTGGTTTCAAGTtggttgttgggtttttttttgccgccatttcataaatgtttgaatttatATGATTATTAAAACTAATTGGAAGCACAATGAATAAGATGTTAAGAAAGGTAAATGTACACCtttaaaaactgatgtttgGCTTAAAATCTAACATTGTTTTTACAATGTTCATTTGATGTAATTTTCTGACTTcgttcctcctctatgacagtaaacagaaTACCTTTGTTGTGGAGAAAAGACATATAaggatgtcatcttgggctttggcaAATGCTGATTAgcagttttcatcattttctgacaaatCATAGATCAAACTAACTGATTattaaaaaagcacaacaacattttaaaaagtatttgttAGTTGCTGTCCAACCACACACAGAATACTGTAGCTGCAGAACACTACTGTACCTGAGATTATCCGAGAGGCGAAGGTAGCAGCGAACAACATGCTTCAGCAGACGAGCTGATGGTTCTTTGGAGAGCTGCAGCACCATTTTGCCCTGcaaaaagaatgacaaaaatattgtAGCATTACGGTGATGTGTCACATGGTACAGAGAAGCATGCTAATCATATTCAGACATTTCTTAACAAGTACTTACAAGAATCATGGCCACATGAGAGAAACGTTCATAAGTCTGACATATATAGGCCAGTCCTGTGTCATCCAGCAGTATCTTCTGCAGTATGAAAGTAGCAACCTGACAATAAAGTGATAGGGAGAATGGTGAGATATACAtatctttgattatttttccaATAAACAGTAAAGGAAAAGATACAGTTAAACACGCAATACACAACCAATTATGCTCATGAATCTCAAATCCACATGTCAGAAGAAATAAGTGATGTGGGATCTGATCTTTCGAAAGGAAATGTTagagagactttttttttgcaggtgtaTTTTCAGCTGTTTAAGCATCGCAAGTCTTTTACATCAGCGGTCTGTCTGACACcctaaaaagaaaatgcaacagTTTAATACCGTCTTGGAGAGTTCACTCCCCGATTCCATAATGCGGAGACACAGCGGGATAATTTCAGTGGTGAGAAGGAAATTAATCACTTCTTGTTCATCTGTTTTGACCAAGGCACCTACAATAAAAACGAGAGAGATTCCAATACCTACATATCAATTTCGAAGGATGAAGACACTGCAGAAATAATGAACAGAAGGAAAGTTTACCTATGACTCCGAGGCTGGTAAGTCGCAGGTACTCAAATGGTCTTGTTTTGCTCACAGTGTGCAGAAAAGGATAAAGGAAAAGAGGGATGTGAGCTGCAAGAAAAGCCGACCTGGTGAGGGGTGAAGAATGAACAGCACTTTAATCAATGTGATCGCACTTACATAACATAGCAGATGTCAAACAGAGGAACCAACATTATCTTCATGCCTTCAtggctttaaaaacatcaattaAAGTTTAAAACCCTGAGTTGAAGCTTCTAAAGACTGTCTGTCATCactcactgtaaaaaaaaaaaaaaaaacaagtcagttGCTTAAAACATTTGCAGCTTTCATTTATAGTGGACATCACATTACCGTGTCTCTGGGTGTGAGGCAACACACTGTAGAAGTGCAAGGGCATTGCACACTCTGTTAGACTGGTGGGCTGTGAGCGTAGGTGGGTTtatagatggatagatgttGACAATTTCCTATACAGACAAAAATCCGTTGATAAAAGAAATCAGATAACgttataattaattaaatgaatcattCAACTCAAATAGCAACAAAGAAATAACATGTACTACAGATAGAGGTAAACCATTCAGGTCATACCTGCAACAGGGCTGCAATAGTGCCACAGGAATGCCAGAGCATTGGTGCCAGGTCTGGCACAGATTCACGTTTCTTGCTAAGCTCCAACAAGGCATTTTCTCTGGTCTCAGGGCTGGATAACTCATTGATCCATTGGTAGATCTTCTCCCGGTCTACCTGGGCCAGGGCTGTGACGTTAGTTACAGCCTGATAAAGTAAAGGAAAATGACAATGAATTCACCAACAGCATCCCAACATATCTTGCATACGTTCCAAATATGATGGTATGCAAATAAGACccttgttttctgtaacagtgtaGCTTAGCATCTTATGAAATCACTATTAATCATAACCAAAGTCTGGCCTCACATGCAGTAATTAATATCAAAGAATTACATAAATATCaaatccgatttttttttttttgtttttggagaaaaaaagttATTCAATGCAAATAGAATAATGGTAGTTATTCTATTTTAGTTAGTTATTATAGTTATTCTCAGTTTTACTGAGATTTCTCTGTTTAACTATGTAATAGCAAGACATATTTTTTACTCAGCTAATGGCGTGTACAAAATGTGCACCCAAACGAAGATTAAAGCCACTAAACTTTGGGTTGTGGTGGAGATCCTGAAACTTCGAATAAAGCCATACACCTCAGGTTTAATTTAGTGGGGAAATGATTAAAGTGACGTATCTCTATGTCATGTAGCTAGAATATTTCGATTTGATTGAACGATGTTTTCATAAAAAGCATAGTATTGAAGAAAACATTGCTGAATGTGTATGATTCTGTGCGGCAGAGTTAGATGTGTGTTAAACAAAAGCTACTTAAGAGGGGAAATGGAAGATACAGACGGTTGGTAACGGCAGCATACAGTCCGCTGATGTTAGATACTCACCGCTCCCGTCGCCAACATTCTCTGTAGCTCTCGGTGATGCTGAAGTGTTGTTAAAAACTTATTGTATCAACTGAAGTGTGCTGAAATAGCTAAAGTAATGTGGCTGCAATACTACTACCTTAACGTAACCACAGCACAGTGCGGAAAGCTAGCCCCAGCTAGCTGCGAATTGTATCGACAAATGTAAACCAGAACACGTGTGCACCAACATAACTTCAAGCGAGACACACAATACGTCGTTAAGATAACATAATTATAGAACGTTAATAGTTTCAGGTGTCAAGACTGAACTCTATTCATGAGATAACAAAATCTTGTAGGTCGTTTTTGTTGAGCAAACGAGGCTACCTAGATACAAATTAGTAAATATCGCGAGAGGAAGAGGGGACGCACTCTCGGGCATCATTTCCGTTGTAAATTTTCACATTCCCGCCATCATCGCGCAGCGTTGCGAGGCGTCGTGTGCGGGTCCACTGTCAACAACGTACACACCAGAGAGCAGGTGAATGCCGGCAAAACAAACTTTCTGTCCTCGGAGGATCTACAAAAACGATACTGtattttagaagtttgaggacgaGCCCATATCATCGACAGGTAAAGAGCTGCCCGCTGTAGTCAAAGGATGACACTGTTTTCATCACCAAATTACAATCAGGCAAATTAGCCAGTTAGCTAGCTCCCGCTAGCCTGCTAGCCGACTTGCTAATGTCGGCCTCCTCCATCCATTCAGCGTCTGTAGATGAGGAGACGACATTACCTGCATCACAGGCATTCGGCTTGCCTGTTGTTATCATTGCTAGCTCTTCCGCTAACTTTcctctttgtattttttgcgACTGTCTTGTCGGAATGACTTTACTCCTCCTGGAAGAGACAGAACGCAGGTTGCTATGTGTTTGTGCACCTTCGCTCATCTTTGCTGCCGCGATTCAGATTGGCAGTTGGGCTCGTGTGATGGCTAGTGCAAACACAGGCTACAATGGCTGTTACTGGAACTGCTAGCCACCTAATATACGCGGCGTTAGTTACTCCACCTTGTAAAACACCCAGTCATGTTTGTCAAAATTGTTCTGCGACGGCATTGTATGTATTATAATGAGCCGTTAACCTGTTGTTAGCTGTGATGCTAACCAGTGTTTTGCTTGACCTGAAGTTTGTTGTGACTTTTGGCACCCTGTAAATCTTTTTTGGATGTGGGCTCTCTAATTGTGCTATTGGGTTTCATGACCTGAGAAAGGTAAACTTTTATATTGTATGCGGTAACCCTGTTACAGCTTTTATGCCAAAAAGTGATCCACGGGATCCATACCCCGGGTGCAATTATCCTTCAGCTGTCTTATCTGCGCTCCAGATTACAACCGATTCGGTGATTTTTCGAGGGCTGGATTTTAAAGATTCTAAAGCCCATAATTGCAGAATAGATACTATTCAGTATTTTATATCATGAAATGATGATTCGTAAATCATGATAATTACAGTCTAAACATGGATATTTGACATACCAAACACACGTCcaaacatcagaaacaataCTATAGTGTTGGGTATAATCACCCTAAATGTCATGCATGATGATGTTGTAACCTGTCACAATTATTCAGAGAAGGCAACAAAGTCTCACAAAAAGTATTATTGCTAAGACCAAGGAAATGaagttgtgtgtatttgcacGCTTTGATTCAGATGGAGGCAGATGTGTTCGTATACAGGCAGAGTAATCCAGCTTTAACAAATAGAACACAGTCATTTTTTGCCAAATAACCACTTTTTGGGATGACATTAGCAAGCTGCAAGCTTTCTGTATTTTGATAAACTGAGCAAAATTCTAGCTAGCCTTTTCACAGAACTTTATCATTGCACTTTTTAACCTACTTAAATgttaattgttttaaaatgacacttATCACAATTCATACCTGACCTTCTAACAATATGGAATTTAATGAATTTAGGTTGTGCACAATGTTTTCGGGCCCAATGATATGGTTAATGAATACTGCTTTCACTCTGTGGGAACTGAATATTGCTACAGTGACACTGATGCAGTTAATTTAATTTCTCATATTTAGGATTTGGTCACAAGTCCCAGCTTCCCAAGTGTACCAGCAGGATACTATAAGCCATGGCAACCATAGTGCCCAAACTCTCCAGTGGTGGCGCTGTTAAGATCCGCTTCAACAGCATAGACCTGGGCACCACCAGGTGGAAGGAGGGAACTTTTGAGATTTTGGAAAAGGACAACAAAGTCAGCCTCTGTGTAAGATTCAACTGTGGCGGAGCTTCCAAAACTTTCCAGgtattttttaccattttttttgtttgtaaatattCAATAATAGGTGTGACGAAGATATTACTTGTTGATTTACTACAGTTTAATCTGGATCAGCTGGCTCCAGAGTTAGAGGGTTTTGCCTATTAATCATGGGATTGGTGACTCAGCCAGCATGTAGAAGTGTCCTTGGGTGAGACATTATTATCAGTTTCCTCCTGATGGTCAGGTCAACACCTTGCGTGGTAGCTCAGTAACACTGGTGTGTGTAAATAGAAGATGCcagttttaaatttaaattaggAATGTTCCAGAAAGATTAGACACTTTGCACTTAACAATTTCACCAGATGAAGGTTTATGGACTGAAGTGTCATTAAGAAATAATGAgttgaaatgattcaaaatgttcaaattttcagttattttgctgTCCTGACAGTCAGAGAGGAGTACTGATTACAAACTGAGTTACAGAGGACAGCACACTGAACGTCTAATGGTTTTAGTAGAGCTGTCTTGCTAGGCAACTCTCGGGATCTTTCAAAAAAACCTTGTGCGACactgtaataaaacaaaaaccccAACAGTGATATGCATCGAAATTATTTTCTTGAAAGGGAAGGCATGTAAATGGTTGTAAAGTGTCACACTGGCGTATTACCAAATGACTGCAATACATGCTGGAATTTCTgcatgaggatgatgatgaaagGCCCTATTACAGTGTAATAACAGCCGTTATCTCTGCAGTCTTGCAAATTTGTTGCATGCCATGCAGTGAAATGGTACAATAAAATTTTGAGACATGTCACATTATAGTCATGTACAGTCTGACCTTTCTCCTCCCAACTGTTCAACAGTGAAGAATGGTGTGGTCGCATACATTTTCATTCTGCTATAGAAGAAAAAAGACGCTTGTCTTccatttctttaaactaatcAAAATCATCTTGGGTGATGCTAAGCCCCAGGGTGCTGCAAAAGTGCCCAGAAGGTTTTTGCCGGGACAGTGTTGTTTCCTATAGaaaagagcatttttaaaatggtaaCATGAAGATACCGGAAAGGAAGGTGAATGCCAGGTTAGATATGCAGCCACAGGCTCACACCCACAGTCTATGTCCAGTGAGACAGACTAGGCACATTGTGCGATGAATGAGCTCTGGCTTTGCACTGAAATTAGGAATGTATTAGATTGGAAATTATATTCACTCATGGCACACCACAAGCTTTGCTCTGCTTCCaggtaaagtgtttttttctgcctctttcccACAAATGATTTTATGATAAAAATTAACTATGTTTAATATACGGATGAGAATGACTAGTAGTGATCGCTAAGAATCATTTAGCACAGCACACTCTATGTATTTTTCTCTTGGCTGTCAGCAGTCAAGTCAGTCTTCCATCCTGATTCCGTCCCATTGTGCTGCACAAATTGTAAATATCGTTTATACTGTAAATAGTATGCGTGTTCCCACCATTAGTTTACAATGGTGCTCCTTTTCAAAAGAATCAAACACCCCTGGTGACTTGAAAACTGACTTTCAGAAAAGTACTTCATTATATTATTCAAGATATTTTGTAAATCTAATATTGTAATTAAGCAGTCATGCTTACTAAACTTTTTTGCTAGTAATGACCTAATATAACCAGAAATTCTAAATCTAGCCCTAGAAACGTGTTTTCCATCACTTGCACGCATGGATAGGTGCTTGTATTTGTAAGTACATGATgtgcaaacaaaaaagagacaggaTAATTGCCATCATCTTTCTCGTGCACATTATTACGCCATTACTGCATATAGCTGcagtgggtaaaaaaaaaaaataaatgagggGCTCCTTCTACTTTGCATGATTCAGGAGTgtgattctcagtcatccactATGAAGATACAAGTCCTTTAAGTTAAATAGACAGCTGCTTGAAGTTTGATCATCAGACTTTGGTAGAAATTCTAATATAACTAAACCCATATAGAAGTACTCATAAATACTCTGTCTAAGGGTTGTAACAAAGTTgattatttttgacatattgGCAATAATAAGAGCTTCAATGTCATCCTGAGTCAGTGAATGGACAGTGGGGAGGTGGATTCTTTTTCTCTGGTAGTGATTTCATATGTTTCTGTGGGCATTCTGACAACAGCCACTTTGCAAGTGTG
This DNA window, taken from Amphiprion ocellaris isolate individual 3 ecotype Okinawa chromosome 11, ASM2253959v1, whole genome shotgun sequence, encodes the following:
- the LOC111568512 gene encoding CCR4-NOT transcription complex subunit 9 yields the protein MLATGAAVTNVTALAQVDREKIYQWINELSSPETRENALLELSKKRESVPDLAPMLWHSCGTIAALLQEIVNIYPSINPPTLTAHQSNRVCNALALLQCVASHPETRSAFLAAHIPLFLYPFLHTVSKTRPFEYLRLTSLGVIGALVKTDEQEVINFLLTTEIIPLCLRIMESGSELSKTVATFILQKILLDDTGLAYICQTYERFSHVAMILGKMVLQLSKEPSARLLKHVVRCYLRLSDNLRAREALRQCLPDQLKDSTFAQVLKDDTTTKRWLAQLVKNLQEGQVTDARGIPLAPQ